The Osmia bicornis bicornis chromosome 12, iOsmBic2.1, whole genome shotgun sequence genome includes a region encoding these proteins:
- the LOC114877585 gene encoding uncharacterized protein DDB_G0271670-like, which yields MTHRVLESISELSTLMKVGGGMTGSEKDAGFCSGGDEDDMSGLHSPSASEDSVEVQVTPISLKNKRKLAEPRKIQEPSTAPLKKRRFEQIEEEIVQDEESRTLRSPSPFRPWNCSSKSIGVERPSVFSLLSDAPPFSVTSLTSKRINRVDDSDNILEDDRERGQNSENNDVSGNAEGNKESRRRRNELQTNRDHLPPRLRHATREKFDSSTVTNVTETTTTVTSTSVLRSTTMHTRLQEEPLSLVLREDVTSRVPSHPAINGSYEKPCSYTVERPNVSSALLSSSPPPPPLSSSSASLSSLSSLSSSASSSSSSSSSSSSSSSSSSSSSSSSSSSSSSSSSLSSSSLSSSSSSFHRQPNHRTDSSTGSGSFSTAMSTTATITTTATATTTTTTTNIQTGHSRQHPVAGQQRNYKNMTRERRIEANARERTRVHTISAAFDTLRRAIPAYSHNQKLSKLSVLRIACSYIMTLGKIVNPTVENEPSNGASLRACVDLVSRTIQTEGKLRKRKED from the exons ATGACCCATCGCGTGCTGGAATCCATCTCGGAGCTGTCCACATTGATGAAAG TCGGTGGTGGGATGACTGGTTCCGAAAAGGATGCTGGTTTCTGCAGCGGAGGCGACGAGGACGACATGTCTGGTCTCCACTCGCCGAGCGCCTCGGAGGATAGCGTGGAGGTACAGGTAACACCGATATCCTTGAAGAACAAGAGGAAACTAGCCGAACCACGAAAGATTCAGGAACCTAGTACGGCACCATTGAAGAAGAGAAGATTCGAGCAAATCGAGGAAGAAATCGTGCAGGACGAAGAGTCCAGAACTCTTCGATCACCGAGTCCGTTCAGACCATGGAACTGTTCCAGCAAAAGCATCGGTGTGGAAAGACCGAGTGTGTTCTCCTTACTGTCGGATGCACCACCGTTCTCCGTAACGTCTCTTACCTCGAAGCGAATCAATCGTGTAGACGACAGCGACAACATCCTCGAGGATGATCGCGAACGCGGTCAGAATTCAGAGAATAACGATGTTTCTGGAAATGCCGAGGGAAACAAAGAGTCCCGAAGAAGACGAAACGAGTTACAGACAAACCGAGACCATCTACCGCCAAGGTTGCGTCATGCGACTCGTGAAAAATTCGATTCATCGACAGTAACCAACGTTACGGAAACAACCACGACGGTCACCTCAACGTCTGTACTACGATCCACGACGATGCATACGAGGTTGCAAGAAGAACCATTGTCGCTCGTCCTGAGAGAAGACGTAACTAGCAGGGTGCCCTCGCATCCAGCAATAAACGGAAGTTACGAAAAACCCTGTTCGTACACCGTCGAACGACCAAACGTCTCGTCCGCTTTGTTATCCTCGTCGCCACCGCCTCCGCCATTGTCATCTTCCTCCGCTTCCCTCTCTTCGTTATCCTCCTTGTCATCTTCCGcatcgtcctcgtcctcgtcctcgtcctcgtcctcgtcctcttCCTCGTCCTCGTCTTCATCCTCAtcctcctcgtcgtcgtcgtcgtcgtcgtcgtcgtcattGTCTTCCTCCTCTCTATCATCATCCTCCTCGTCGTTTCATCGTCAACCGAATCATCGAACCGACTCCTCCACTGGCAGTGGTTCCTTCTCGACGGCGATGTCTACGACCGCAACCATTACGACCACCGCCACTGCCACAactaccaccaccaccacgaACATCCAAACCGGTCACTCGAGGCAACATCCAGTAGCGGGTCAACAGAGAAATTACAAGAATATGACCCGAGAAAGGAGAATAGAAGCGAATGCGAGAGAAAGAACGAGAGTGCATACGATAAGCGCCGCGTTCGACACTCTCAGACGAGCCATTCCTGCTTATTCTCATAATCAAAAGTTGTCCAAGTTGTCCGTTTTGAGAATCGCCTGCAGTTACATTATGACTCTTGGTAAAATCGTGAACCCTACCGTGGAAAACGAGCCGAGCAATGGTGCTTCATTGAGGGCCTGCGTCGATCTCGTTTCCAGGACCATCCAAACCGAAGGCAAActgcgaaagagaaaagaagactGA
- the LOC114877608 gene encoding putative inorganic phosphate cotransporter, translating to MASNRNIRDLLTCRQVLNIMVILGFMLNYMLRVNMTIAIVSMVIPSNDSSRSSGIRLSNECFESSPQRTAANLFDNGTTRREPKTTTTTTTTTTTDDATNGSSFVKFPTHEEVNETRYSWNEYQVNLVLGSFFWGYICTELPGGRLAEIIGPKRVFGYSMLLSSGITLLTPLSATYGYIMVAGLRTVLGFMLGATWPAMQPMTARWIPPTDRSKFVSNMMASSLGAAITMPMSGFLIASFGWQSVFYVTGTIGLLWSIAWFLLIFDSPAQHPRISVEERRYIENAIGSTATTKRLTVPWKSIFTSIPVWAIIVTHACSVFGYFTVVNQLPTYMKYILNFNIKENGILSSLPYLGKYIFAVSMSSLADYLLRTKRLSVTAIRKIFTTFAILSPGLLMIVQAYHGCDRVTSVAIFTIALTINGAVTAGYLGNSLDIAPNFSGTIFGMANTLSSFGGFLSSYMVGTITYKNQTYARWSIIFWVLASTYCSGALTFAIFGSGELQKWNNPEQIEDREKADAAKSLTSKRESIPLKDQTEMIS from the exons ATGGCGTCGAACCGGAACATAAGAG ACTTGCTCACGTGCAGACAAGTGTTAAACATCATGGTGATATTGGGTTTCATGTTGAACTATATGTTACGCGTCAATATGACGATCGCCATCGTGTCGATGGTAATTCCGAGCAACGATAGCTCTCGTTCCAGCGGAATTCGCCTTTCCAACGAATGCTTCGAATCTTCCCCCCAGCGAACCGCTGCAAACTTATTTGATAATGGAACAACGAGAAGAGAACCGAAGACGACGACGaccacgacgacgacgaccaCCACTGATGATGCAACCAACGGTTCTTCTTTCGTTAAATTCCCTACACAT GAGGAAGTGAATGAAACTAGGTACTCGTGGAACGAATACCAAGTGAATCTTGTACTGGGAAGCTTCTTCTGGGGCTATATCTGCACCGAATTACCAGGCGGAAGGCTGGCGGAGATCATAGGCCCGAAGAGGGTGTTTGGATACAGTATGCTGTTATCGAGTGGTATAACGCTCTTAACACCGTTGTCCGCCACTTATGGATACATTATGGTGGCAGGTTTAAGAACCGTTCTTGGATTCATGCTG GGAGCTACTTGGCCCGCTATGCAACCCATGACTGCTCGATGGATTCCACCGACCGACCGAAGCAAATTTGTCTCCAACATGATGG CTTCGTCGCTCGGTGCGGCGATAACGATGCCGATGTCTGGATTTCTCATCGCTTCTTTCGGATGGCAATCCGTTTTCTACGTAACCGGTACGATCGGGCTGCTTTGGAGCATAGCCTGGTTTCTATTGATATTCGACTCTCCAGCTCAGCATCCAAGAATCTCCGTCGAAGAACGTCGATACATCGAAAATGCGATTGGCTCGACTGCCACCACAAAG CGATTGACCGTTCCATGGAAGTCCATCTTCACCTCGATTCCAGTTTGGGCCATCATTGTGACGCACGCATGCAGCGTGTTCGGTTACTTCACCGTTGTCAATCAACTACCAACGTACATGAAAtacattttgaattttaacaTTAAAGAG AATGGAATACTGTCTTCTTTGCCGTATCTTGGTAAATACATATTCGCCGTGTCGATGTCTTCCTTGGCCGACTATTTACTAAGAACAAAAAGGTTGTCTGTAACTGCCATTCGAAAAATTTTCACTACGTTCG CCATTCTGAGCCCAGGACTGTTGATGATAGTACAAGCTTATCATGGATGCGACCGTGTCACGTCCGTAGCCATCTTCACCATTGCTTTAACGATCAACGGAGCGGTAACGGCAGGTTACCTAGGAAACAGCCTGGACATTGCACCAAATTTTTCCGGGACCATCTTCGGCATGGCGAACACCCTTAGCTCTTTCGGTGGATTCCTCAGCAGTTATATGGTCGGCACGATAACTTACAAAAATCAGACCTACGCTCGATGGAGTATCATTTTCTGGGTTCTAGCTTCGACTTATTGTTCTGGCGCTCTTACCTTTGCTATCTTCGGCAGCGGCGAACTGCAGAAATGGAACAATCCTGAGCAGATCGAAGATAGAGAAAAGGCAGACGCAGCGAAATCTCTTACTTCAAAACGCGAATCTATACCGCTGAAAGACCAGACAGAAATGATTTCTTAA
- the LOC114877605 gene encoding hepatoma-derived growth factor-related protein 2 isoform X1, with translation MARDRSDSEYSENMSDATSCSCTTGSVDKASTSRGRGSNGARVTAFFGGETRCSRSEKFPIDRVRNDDEATNGTRAPSGRESLFRKSVRECSLRGCGMFQEPFFLHPPGSRPRDGIYINPMSAYIGEPAKPKDTESFYLHSPHDLVYTRITRLFADTDKHRHFEKKDEPLTVKVDVHINNGLLDRPSSGNGYAVKSDMVRESSEHAYEQICLRQESEAAGVPAALAQKKLSDNASDGSRCRKADRRYSRSSSASESSNASSEIPCFSSSASTPSLSRNSSNERIEKKDSTSSQVESEKEIKPVSNGASFAKPPPPPPPPPPPDKEDVVVLLVNVGRDEKKDNGAEASNRDARNETGLFVSAATNKSDVSCGEHRQPEVPPASPAADTEEIKASQTSHLVNKHMVLPFIPPKFTNADSNTLLKPSEYLKSICKASSKNSLSKARSVDNLDIQSRRYDRREISSRSERRQDEEEEEEEEEVGEEGEEEEEEEEQAEEEGEEGRRSISGPPPPPLSPLQKLRRNGENFAASVNNNNANNANTEPESPKNPQPLATISIQDLTSIQLRRTSAKMNATKTFSAPPPRSVSMTNVSESFFVQKTDLIAELKRTKDIPGIKKLKVEMAQVEKTQEQNLISEINKAFNVSNFVDQIPEKDSSGNLIPIWKRQMLARKAAERAKKELEEQIARENEERRQKAIPAWKRQLLAKKDNEEKRLNQAHVVVAAVQPVPAASAASATSAAPTVKLDATLSPKVDAQRQEKAEDKTESEENNANDADDDGPIIPWRAQLRKTNSKLSILD, from the exons ATGGCCAGGGATCGTTCTGATTCGGAATATTCGGAGAATATGAGCGACGCGACGAGCTGCAGTTGCACGACGGGTTCCGTCGACAAGGCTAGTACTAGTAGAGGCAGAGGGTCGAATGGGGCGCGGGTTACGGCTTTCTTCGGAGGAGAGACTCGTTGCTCGCGGAGTGAAAAATTTCCGATCGACCGAGTTCGCAACGACGACGAGGCGACGAACGGTACACGAGCTCCGAGCGGGCGCGAGTCACTCTTCCGGAAGAGCGTGCGAGAG TGCTCGTTACGCGGCTGCGGCATGTTTCAAGAACCGTTTTTCCTCCATCCGCCCGGCTCTAGGCCTCGCGATGGAATCTACATAAACCCCATGTCCGCGTACATCGGTGAGCCTGCTAAGCCAAAAGACACCGAGTCCTTCTACCTGCACAGTCCTCACGATCTCGTCTACACCAGGATCACGCGGTTGTTCGCCGACACGGACAAGCATCGCCACTTTGAGAAGAAAGACGAACCTTTGACTG TGAAAGTGGACGTGCACATCAACAATGGACTCCTCGATCGACCATCCAGCGGAAACGGTTACGCGGTCAAGTCGGATATGGTTCGCGAGTCATCCGAGCACGCGTACGAACAAATCTGCCTACGCCAGGAATCAGAAGCTGCCGGTGTACCAGCTGCGCTTGCCCAAAAGAAATTGTCCGACAACGCATCCGACGGCAG cCGCTGCCGGAAAGCCGATCGAAGATACAGCAGATCGAGTAGCGCTAGCGAGTCGTCGAACGCGAGCAGCGAGATTCCTTGCTTCTCCTCGAGCGCGTCCACTCCGTCGTTGTCGCGAAACAGCAGCAACGAACGAATCG AGAAAAAAGACTCGACGAGTTCCCAAGTAGAAAGCGAAAAGGAGATCAAACCGGTCAGCAACGGAGCTAG TTTCGCTAAGccaccgccaccaccgccaccaccTCCACCGCCAGACAAAGAAGACGTCGTGGTGCTGTTGGTGAACGTTGGCCGGGATGAGAAGAAGGACAACGGTGCTGAGGCGAGCAACCGAGATGCAAGAAACGAGACCGGCCTCTTCGTATCCGCAG CGACCAACAAGTCCGACGTATCCTGCGGCGAGCATCGCCAGCCGGAAGTGCCTCCTGCCAGTCCAGCTGCAGACACCGAGGAAATTAAGGCGAGTCAAACGTCGCATCTGGTGAACAAACATATGGTGCTGCCGTTCATACCTCCCAAGTTCACCAACGCGGACTCCAACACTTTGCTCAAACCGTCCGAGTACCTAAAAAGCATCTGCAAAGCTTCCTCGAAGAATAGCCTGTCGAAAGCAAG GTCGGTGGACAATTTGGACATACAGAGCAGAAGATACGATCGAAGGGAAATTAGCTCGAGATCGGAACGGCGACAGgacgaggaggaggaggaggaagaggaggaggtggGGGAGGAGggggaagaggaagaggaagaggaggagcaAGCGGAAGAAGAGGGAGAGGAGGGAAGAAGATCTATATCGGGCCCTCCACCACCGCCGCTGTCCCCGCTTCAAAAGTTACGACGAAACGGCGAGAACTTTGCTGCTTCCGTCAACAACAACAACGCCAACAACGCCAACACGGAACCGGAATCCCCGAAAAACCCCCAACCTCTGGCCACTATCAGCATTCAAGACCTAACCAGTATCCAGCTGCGAAGAACCAGCGCGAAAATGAACGCGACCAAAACATTTTCCGCGCCACCGCCGCGAAGCGTGTCTATGACGAACG TTTCAGAGTCGTTCTTCGTCCAGAAGACCGATTTGATCGCGGAGCTGAAGCGAACCAAGGACATTCCAGGAATCAAGAAGCTTAAAGTGGAAATGGCTCAAGTGGAGAAAACGCAAGAGCAGAATCTCATATCGGAGATCAACAAGGCTTTCAACGTTTCAAATTTTGTCGATCAG ATTCCGGAGAAGGATAGTTCCGGCAACCTGATACCGATATGGAAACGTCAAATGTTGGCACGAAAGGCTGCCGAGCGAGCAAAGAAAGAGTTGGAGGAACAGATTGCCAGAGAGAACGAGGAGAGACGACAAAAGGCAATTCCTGCTTGGAAGAGACAACTCCTTGCGAAGAAGGATAACGAGGAAAAAAG ACTGAATCAAGCACACGTGGTGGTGGCAGCGGTGCAACCGGTGCCAGCGGCATCAGCGGCATCAGCGACATCAGCGGCACCAACGGTCAAACTTGATGCCACCTTATCACCGAAAGTAGATGCGCAACGACAAGAGAAAGCAGAGGACAAGACAGAAAGCGAAGAGAATAACGCCAACGACGCGGACGATGACGGTCCGATCATACCCTGGCGAGCACAACTTCGGAAAACCAACAGCAAGCTCAGCATTTTGGATTAA
- the LOC114877605 gene encoding uncharacterized ENTR1 family protein isoform X3: MFQEPFFLHPPGSRPRDGIYINPMSAYIGEPAKPKDTESFYLHSPHDLVYTRITRLFADTDKHRHFEKKDEPLTVKVDVHINNGLLDRPSSGNGYAVKSDMVRESSEHAYEQICLRQESEAAGVPAALAQKKLSDNASDGSRCRKADRRYSRSSSASESSNASSEIPCFSSSASTPSLSRNSSNERIEKKDSTSSQVESEKEIKPVSNGASFAKPPPPPPPPPPPDKEDVVVLLVNVGRDEKKDNGAEASNRDARNETGLFVSAATNKSDVSCGEHRQPEVPPASPAADTEEIKASQTSHLVNKHMVLPFIPPKFTNADSNTLLKPSEYLKSICKASSKNSLSKARSVDNLDIQSRRYDRREISSRSERRQDEEEEEEEEEVGEEGEEEEEEEEQAEEEGEEGRRSISGPPPPPLSPLQKLRRNGENFAASVNNNNANNANTEPESPKNPQPLATISIQDLTSIQLRRTSAKMNATKTFSAPPPRSVSMTNVSESFFVQKTDLIAELKRTKDIPGIKKLKVEMAQVEKTQEQNLISEINKAFNVSNFVDQIPEKDSSGNLIPIWKRQMLARKAAERAKKELEEQIARENEERRQKAIPAWKRQLLAKKDNEEKRLNQAHVVVAAVQPVPAASAASATSAAPTVKLDATLSPKVDAQRQEKAEDKTESEENNANDADDDGPIIPWRAQLRKTNSKLSILD, encoded by the exons ATGTTTCAAGAACCGTTTTTCCTCCATCCGCCCGGCTCTAGGCCTCGCGATGGAATCTACATAAACCCCATGTCCGCGTACATCGGTGAGCCTGCTAAGCCAAAAGACACCGAGTCCTTCTACCTGCACAGTCCTCACGATCTCGTCTACACCAGGATCACGCGGTTGTTCGCCGACACGGACAAGCATCGCCACTTTGAGAAGAAAGACGAACCTTTGACTG TGAAAGTGGACGTGCACATCAACAATGGACTCCTCGATCGACCATCCAGCGGAAACGGTTACGCGGTCAAGTCGGATATGGTTCGCGAGTCATCCGAGCACGCGTACGAACAAATCTGCCTACGCCAGGAATCAGAAGCTGCCGGTGTACCAGCTGCGCTTGCCCAAAAGAAATTGTCCGACAACGCATCCGACGGCAG cCGCTGCCGGAAAGCCGATCGAAGATACAGCAGATCGAGTAGCGCTAGCGAGTCGTCGAACGCGAGCAGCGAGATTCCTTGCTTCTCCTCGAGCGCGTCCACTCCGTCGTTGTCGCGAAACAGCAGCAACGAACGAATCG AGAAAAAAGACTCGACGAGTTCCCAAGTAGAAAGCGAAAAGGAGATCAAACCGGTCAGCAACGGAGCTAG TTTCGCTAAGccaccgccaccaccgccaccaccTCCACCGCCAGACAAAGAAGACGTCGTGGTGCTGTTGGTGAACGTTGGCCGGGATGAGAAGAAGGACAACGGTGCTGAGGCGAGCAACCGAGATGCAAGAAACGAGACCGGCCTCTTCGTATCCGCAG CGACCAACAAGTCCGACGTATCCTGCGGCGAGCATCGCCAGCCGGAAGTGCCTCCTGCCAGTCCAGCTGCAGACACCGAGGAAATTAAGGCGAGTCAAACGTCGCATCTGGTGAACAAACATATGGTGCTGCCGTTCATACCTCCCAAGTTCACCAACGCGGACTCCAACACTTTGCTCAAACCGTCCGAGTACCTAAAAAGCATCTGCAAAGCTTCCTCGAAGAATAGCCTGTCGAAAGCAAG GTCGGTGGACAATTTGGACATACAGAGCAGAAGATACGATCGAAGGGAAATTAGCTCGAGATCGGAACGGCGACAGgacgaggaggaggaggaggaagaggaggaggtggGGGAGGAGggggaagaggaagaggaagaggaggagcaAGCGGAAGAAGAGGGAGAGGAGGGAAGAAGATCTATATCGGGCCCTCCACCACCGCCGCTGTCCCCGCTTCAAAAGTTACGACGAAACGGCGAGAACTTTGCTGCTTCCGTCAACAACAACAACGCCAACAACGCCAACACGGAACCGGAATCCCCGAAAAACCCCCAACCTCTGGCCACTATCAGCATTCAAGACCTAACCAGTATCCAGCTGCGAAGAACCAGCGCGAAAATGAACGCGACCAAAACATTTTCCGCGCCACCGCCGCGAAGCGTGTCTATGACGAACG TTTCAGAGTCGTTCTTCGTCCAGAAGACCGATTTGATCGCGGAGCTGAAGCGAACCAAGGACATTCCAGGAATCAAGAAGCTTAAAGTGGAAATGGCTCAAGTGGAGAAAACGCAAGAGCAGAATCTCATATCGGAGATCAACAAGGCTTTCAACGTTTCAAATTTTGTCGATCAG ATTCCGGAGAAGGATAGTTCCGGCAACCTGATACCGATATGGAAACGTCAAATGTTGGCACGAAAGGCTGCCGAGCGAGCAAAGAAAGAGTTGGAGGAACAGATTGCCAGAGAGAACGAGGAGAGACGACAAAAGGCAATTCCTGCTTGGAAGAGACAACTCCTTGCGAAGAAGGATAACGAGGAAAAAAG ACTGAATCAAGCACACGTGGTGGTGGCAGCGGTGCAACCGGTGCCAGCGGCATCAGCGGCATCAGCGACATCAGCGGCACCAACGGTCAAACTTGATGCCACCTTATCACCGAAAGTAGATGCGCAACGACAAGAGAAAGCAGAGGACAAGACAGAAAGCGAAGAGAATAACGCCAACGACGCGGACGATGACGGTCCGATCATACCCTGGCGAGCACAACTTCGGAAAACCAACAGCAAGCTCAGCATTTTGGATTAA
- the LOC114877605 gene encoding hepatoma-derived growth factor-related protein 2 isoform X2, whose product MARDRSDSEYSENMSDATSCSCTTGSVDKCSLRGCGMFQEPFFLHPPGSRPRDGIYINPMSAYIGEPAKPKDTESFYLHSPHDLVYTRITRLFADTDKHRHFEKKDEPLTVKVDVHINNGLLDRPSSGNGYAVKSDMVRESSEHAYEQICLRQESEAAGVPAALAQKKLSDNASDGSRCRKADRRYSRSSSASESSNASSEIPCFSSSASTPSLSRNSSNERIEKKDSTSSQVESEKEIKPVSNGASFAKPPPPPPPPPPPDKEDVVVLLVNVGRDEKKDNGAEASNRDARNETGLFVSAATNKSDVSCGEHRQPEVPPASPAADTEEIKASQTSHLVNKHMVLPFIPPKFTNADSNTLLKPSEYLKSICKASSKNSLSKARSVDNLDIQSRRYDRREISSRSERRQDEEEEEEEEEVGEEGEEEEEEEEQAEEEGEEGRRSISGPPPPPLSPLQKLRRNGENFAASVNNNNANNANTEPESPKNPQPLATISIQDLTSIQLRRTSAKMNATKTFSAPPPRSVSMTNVSESFFVQKTDLIAELKRTKDIPGIKKLKVEMAQVEKTQEQNLISEINKAFNVSNFVDQIPEKDSSGNLIPIWKRQMLARKAAERAKKELEEQIARENEERRQKAIPAWKRQLLAKKDNEEKRLNQAHVVVAAVQPVPAASAASATSAAPTVKLDATLSPKVDAQRQEKAEDKTESEENNANDADDDGPIIPWRAQLRKTNSKLSILD is encoded by the exons ATGGCCAGGGATCGTTCTGATTCGGAATATTCGGAGAATATGAGCGACGCGACGAGCTGCAGTTGCACGACGGGTTCCGTCGACAAG TGCTCGTTACGCGGCTGCGGCATGTTTCAAGAACCGTTTTTCCTCCATCCGCCCGGCTCTAGGCCTCGCGATGGAATCTACATAAACCCCATGTCCGCGTACATCGGTGAGCCTGCTAAGCCAAAAGACACCGAGTCCTTCTACCTGCACAGTCCTCACGATCTCGTCTACACCAGGATCACGCGGTTGTTCGCCGACACGGACAAGCATCGCCACTTTGAGAAGAAAGACGAACCTTTGACTG TGAAAGTGGACGTGCACATCAACAATGGACTCCTCGATCGACCATCCAGCGGAAACGGTTACGCGGTCAAGTCGGATATGGTTCGCGAGTCATCCGAGCACGCGTACGAACAAATCTGCCTACGCCAGGAATCAGAAGCTGCCGGTGTACCAGCTGCGCTTGCCCAAAAGAAATTGTCCGACAACGCATCCGACGGCAG cCGCTGCCGGAAAGCCGATCGAAGATACAGCAGATCGAGTAGCGCTAGCGAGTCGTCGAACGCGAGCAGCGAGATTCCTTGCTTCTCCTCGAGCGCGTCCACTCCGTCGTTGTCGCGAAACAGCAGCAACGAACGAATCG AGAAAAAAGACTCGACGAGTTCCCAAGTAGAAAGCGAAAAGGAGATCAAACCGGTCAGCAACGGAGCTAG TTTCGCTAAGccaccgccaccaccgccaccaccTCCACCGCCAGACAAAGAAGACGTCGTGGTGCTGTTGGTGAACGTTGGCCGGGATGAGAAGAAGGACAACGGTGCTGAGGCGAGCAACCGAGATGCAAGAAACGAGACCGGCCTCTTCGTATCCGCAG CGACCAACAAGTCCGACGTATCCTGCGGCGAGCATCGCCAGCCGGAAGTGCCTCCTGCCAGTCCAGCTGCAGACACCGAGGAAATTAAGGCGAGTCAAACGTCGCATCTGGTGAACAAACATATGGTGCTGCCGTTCATACCTCCCAAGTTCACCAACGCGGACTCCAACACTTTGCTCAAACCGTCCGAGTACCTAAAAAGCATCTGCAAAGCTTCCTCGAAGAATAGCCTGTCGAAAGCAAG GTCGGTGGACAATTTGGACATACAGAGCAGAAGATACGATCGAAGGGAAATTAGCTCGAGATCGGAACGGCGACAGgacgaggaggaggaggaggaagaggaggaggtggGGGAGGAGggggaagaggaagaggaagaggaggagcaAGCGGAAGAAGAGGGAGAGGAGGGAAGAAGATCTATATCGGGCCCTCCACCACCGCCGCTGTCCCCGCTTCAAAAGTTACGACGAAACGGCGAGAACTTTGCTGCTTCCGTCAACAACAACAACGCCAACAACGCCAACACGGAACCGGAATCCCCGAAAAACCCCCAACCTCTGGCCACTATCAGCATTCAAGACCTAACCAGTATCCAGCTGCGAAGAACCAGCGCGAAAATGAACGCGACCAAAACATTTTCCGCGCCACCGCCGCGAAGCGTGTCTATGACGAACG TTTCAGAGTCGTTCTTCGTCCAGAAGACCGATTTGATCGCGGAGCTGAAGCGAACCAAGGACATTCCAGGAATCAAGAAGCTTAAAGTGGAAATGGCTCAAGTGGAGAAAACGCAAGAGCAGAATCTCATATCGGAGATCAACAAGGCTTTCAACGTTTCAAATTTTGTCGATCAG ATTCCGGAGAAGGATAGTTCCGGCAACCTGATACCGATATGGAAACGTCAAATGTTGGCACGAAAGGCTGCCGAGCGAGCAAAGAAAGAGTTGGAGGAACAGATTGCCAGAGAGAACGAGGAGAGACGACAAAAGGCAATTCCTGCTTGGAAGAGACAACTCCTTGCGAAGAAGGATAACGAGGAAAAAAG ACTGAATCAAGCACACGTGGTGGTGGCAGCGGTGCAACCGGTGCCAGCGGCATCAGCGGCATCAGCGACATCAGCGGCACCAACGGTCAAACTTGATGCCACCTTATCACCGAAAGTAGATGCGCAACGACAAGAGAAAGCAGAGGACAAGACAGAAAGCGAAGAGAATAACGCCAACGACGCGGACGATGACGGTCCGATCATACCCTGGCGAGCACAACTTCGGAAAACCAACAGCAAGCTCAGCATTTTGGATTAA